One Egicoccus halophilus genomic region harbors:
- a CDS encoding amidohydrolase, which produces MGSPVAETLFVVPDPTRAAVWTGTGITTDAVAVAGGRIVALGNEARQRRGSRTEVVELHDATLLPGFRDGHLHPLNGGAETLDCDLVDSVDVDEVVRRLAAFVAAHPDREATPWVLGWGYPPEILPGGVGRVEVLDAVVGDRPAALWSSDHHMVWVNRRALEVAGITAATPDPPRGTIVRDRDGHPVGTLLEAAEHLLDAHVPLRGVDKEARGLEVGLQRMASAGLVFGQDAWCVPAMYAAFRQVAGAGRLTADLDLACKVEADGWSAQVAVFADLRREAGRDQARRRRDGVPGGRLTATTVKFFVDGVIEGGTAALLDPYLPLPGTAGHGGGQGCGAGHDHGIANWDLAELADAATAMDAAGFQLHLHAIGDAGIRLALDAIEQVARRNGPRDRRPVIAHTHLVHPDDLPRFRALGAVANFEPLWAQDNEIMRELTVPRLGAERSRWQYPIGSLIRDGAAVSFGSDWPVSSHEPLDGIAVAVTRRAPGRPDVPAFLPDQRIDLDAALRAYTLGTAHQAGDEAQAGTIAVGRRADLALTSQDVLRVPARELGDVEVAGTWLAGRRVHRSSD; this is translated from the coding sequence ATGGGCAGTCCGGTGGCGGAGACGCTGTTCGTCGTCCCCGATCCGACGCGCGCGGCGGTGTGGACCGGGACGGGGATCACCACCGACGCGGTCGCGGTCGCCGGCGGGCGGATCGTGGCGCTCGGGAACGAGGCGAGGCAGCGGCGTGGCTCGCGCACGGAGGTCGTCGAGCTGCACGACGCGACCCTGCTGCCAGGGTTCCGCGACGGCCACCTGCATCCGCTCAACGGTGGCGCCGAGACGCTCGACTGCGACCTGGTCGACAGCGTCGACGTCGACGAGGTGGTGCGTCGGCTCGCCGCCTTCGTGGCCGCCCACCCCGACCGCGAGGCGACACCGTGGGTGCTCGGCTGGGGCTATCCGCCCGAGATCCTGCCGGGCGGCGTCGGACGGGTCGAGGTGCTCGACGCGGTGGTGGGGGACCGGCCCGCGGCGTTGTGGTCCTCGGACCACCACATGGTGTGGGTCAACCGCCGGGCCCTGGAGGTCGCCGGCATCACGGCCGCGACCCCCGATCCGCCGCGCGGCACGATCGTGCGTGACCGCGACGGTCACCCGGTCGGGACCCTGCTCGAGGCGGCCGAGCACCTGCTCGACGCCCACGTCCCGCTCCGCGGCGTGGACAAGGAGGCCCGCGGTCTGGAGGTCGGCCTGCAGCGCATGGCCTCGGCGGGCCTGGTGTTCGGCCAGGACGCCTGGTGCGTGCCGGCGATGTACGCGGCCTTCCGCCAGGTCGCCGGCGCCGGCCGGCTGACCGCCGACCTCGACCTGGCCTGCAAGGTCGAGGCGGACGGTTGGTCGGCCCAGGTGGCGGTGTTCGCCGACCTGCGCCGCGAGGCCGGACGCGACCAGGCCCGCCGGCGTCGCGACGGCGTGCCGGGCGGGCGCCTGACGGCGACGACGGTGAAGTTCTTCGTCGACGGGGTCATCGAGGGCGGGACCGCGGCGCTGCTCGACCCCTACCTGCCGCTGCCCGGGACGGCAGGCCACGGCGGTGGGCAGGGCTGTGGGGCCGGACACGACCACGGCATCGCCAACTGGGACCTGGCCGAGCTCGCCGACGCGGCCACCGCCATGGACGCCGCCGGGTTCCAGCTCCACCTGCATGCCATCGGTGACGCCGGCATCCGCCTGGCCCTCGACGCGATCGAGCAGGTGGCGCGCCGCAACGGCCCACGCGACCGGCGACCGGTGATCGCCCACACCCACCTGGTCCATCCCGACGATCTTCCGCGCTTCCGCGCCCTCGGTGCCGTCGCCAACTTCGAGCCCCTGTGGGCACAGGACAACGAGATCATGCGGGAACTGACCGTCCCACGTCTCGGCGCCGAGCGCAGCCGGTGGCAGTACCCGATCGGGTCGCTGATCCGCGACGGTGCGGCGGTCTCCTTCGGCAGCGACTGGCCCGTGTCGTCGCACGAGCCGCTCGACGGCATCGCCGTCGCCGTGACCCGCCGGGCGCCCGGCCGTCCCGACGTGCCGGCGTTCCTGCCCGACCAGCGGATCGACCTCGACGCCGCGCTTCGCGCCTACACCCTCGGCACGGCCCATCAGGCCGGCGACGAAGCGCAGGCAGGCACCATCGCGGTCGGGCGACGGGCCGACCTCGCCCTCACCTCGCAGGACGTCCTGCGTGTCCCGGCGCGCGAGCTCGGTGACGTCGAGGTGGCCGGTACCTGGCTCGCCGGCCGACGGGTGCACCGCTCGTCGGATTGA
- the glgC gene encoding glucose-1-phosphate adenylyltransferase translates to MAARGPKVLGVVLAGGEGKRLYPLTRDRAKPAVPFGGNYRLVDFALSNLVNSGYRRIVVLTQYKSHSLDTHLAKTWRMSPLLGNYVTPVPAQMRTGKSWFQGSADAIYQNLNIIRDEAPDYICVFGADNLYRMDAAEMVQRHIDSGAEATVAALRVPVEQAHAFGVIEPGEDGRIVAFHEKPTNAKGLPDDPHSVFASMGNYVFTTAALIDALHVDAADEGSTHDMGGDIITTMVERGQAAVHDFVHDNDVPGSTQRDRGYWRDVGTIDAYHSAHMDLISVHPIFNLYNLDWPIFTWHDPLPPAKFVFDDEDRRGAATDSMVCSGVVVSGGTVRASVLSPGVRVHTGALVERSVVLHGVDVGRGAVVRNAILDKNVVVPPGSRIGVDPQADRERFHVSDGGIVVIGKGDVIPPPEESP, encoded by the coding sequence ATGGCGGCCCGAGGACCGAAGGTGCTGGGCGTGGTCCTGGCCGGCGGGGAGGGCAAGCGGCTGTACCCGCTGACCCGTGACCGCGCCAAGCCGGCCGTGCCCTTCGGCGGCAACTACCGACTGGTCGACTTCGCCCTCTCGAACCTCGTCAACTCCGGCTATCGCCGGATCGTCGTGCTCACGCAGTACAAGAGCCACTCGCTGGACACCCACCTGGCCAAGACGTGGCGGATGTCGCCGCTGCTGGGCAACTACGTCACGCCGGTGCCGGCGCAGATGCGCACCGGCAAGAGCTGGTTCCAGGGCTCGGCGGACGCCATCTACCAGAACCTCAACATCATCCGCGACGAGGCGCCCGACTACATCTGCGTGTTCGGGGCCGACAACCTCTACCGCATGGACGCCGCCGAGATGGTGCAGCGCCACATCGACTCGGGCGCGGAGGCCACGGTCGCCGCCCTGCGCGTGCCGGTCGAGCAGGCGCATGCGTTCGGCGTCATCGAACCGGGGGAGGACGGCCGCATCGTCGCCTTCCACGAGAAGCCGACGAACGCCAAGGGCCTGCCCGACGACCCGCACAGCGTGTTCGCCTCGATGGGCAACTACGTGTTCACGACCGCGGCACTCATCGACGCCCTGCACGTCGATGCGGCCGACGAGGGCTCCACGCACGACATGGGTGGTGACATCATCACCACCATGGTCGAACGCGGACAGGCCGCCGTCCACGACTTCGTCCACGACAACGACGTCCCGGGCTCGACCCAGCGCGACCGGGGCTACTGGCGTGACGTCGGGACGATCGACGCCTACCACTCGGCACACATGGACCTCATCAGCGTCCACCCGATCTTCAACCTCTACAACCTCGACTGGCCGATCTTCACCTGGCACGACCCGCTGCCGCCGGCCAAGTTCGTGTTCGACGACGAGGACCGTCGCGGCGCGGCGACCGACTCGATGGTGTGCTCGGGGGTGGTCGTCTCCGGCGGAACGGTGCGGGCCTCGGTGCTCTCCCCCGGCGTCCGCGTGCACACCGGCGCGCTGGTCGAGCGCTCGGTCGTGCTGCACGGGGTCGACGTCGGCCGCGGCGCCGTGGTGCGCAACGCCATCCTCGACAAGAACGTCGTGGTGCCGCCGGGCTCCCGCATCGGGGTGGACCCACAGGCCGACCGCGAACGCTTCCACGTCTCCGACGGCGGGATCGTCGTGATCGGCAAGGGTGACGTCATCCCGCCGCCCGAGGAGTCGCCGTGA
- the glgA gene encoding glycogen synthase: MSPAPRVGLLTKEYPPEIYGGAGVHVAELARALDGLVDLEVHAFGAPREDPLVAGTYREWDALAGDAPELAALRTVSADLAMTAGVAGVEVVHSHTWYANLAGHLAKLVYGIPHVATTHSLEPLRPWKREQLGGGYALSSFCERTALEGADAVIAVSHGMRDDVVACYPDVDPDRVVVIHNGVDPQRWRRVTGTGTLLAQGIDPDRPYAVFVGRITRQKGVTHLLDVAERLPAGSQMVLCAGAPDTPQIAEEFRTRVAALADAPVDVVWIEQMLPRDELLEVLSGAAVFVCPSIYEPFGIVNLEAMACGLPVVASAVGGIPEIVVRDETGWLVDFAPGDDAIGSPTDPSAFADALAAPVARCLADPELATRMGAAGRRRVEEHFSWTAIAGQTAELYRSLAPGS, from the coding sequence GTGAGCCCCGCCCCCCGTGTCGGTCTGCTGACCAAGGAGTACCCGCCGGAGATCTACGGCGGGGCGGGCGTGCACGTGGCCGAGCTGGCACGGGCGCTCGACGGCCTGGTCGACCTCGAGGTGCACGCGTTCGGCGCACCGCGCGAGGACCCGCTGGTCGCCGGCACCTACCGGGAGTGGGACGCGCTGGCCGGCGACGCGCCCGAGCTCGCCGCGCTGCGCACCGTGTCGGCCGACCTCGCGATGACCGCCGGCGTCGCCGGGGTCGAGGTGGTCCACAGCCACACGTGGTACGCCAATCTCGCCGGGCATTTGGCCAAGCTCGTGTACGGGATCCCGCACGTGGCGACGACTCACTCGCTCGAACCGCTGCGGCCGTGGAAGCGCGAGCAGCTCGGCGGCGGGTACGCGCTGTCGAGCTTCTGCGAACGGACCGCGCTGGAGGGCGCCGACGCGGTGATCGCCGTCTCGCACGGGATGCGCGACGACGTGGTGGCCTGCTACCCCGACGTCGATCCGGACCGGGTCGTGGTGATCCACAACGGCGTCGACCCGCAGCGCTGGCGGCGGGTGACGGGCACCGGGACGCTGCTCGCGCAGGGCATCGACCCGGACCGGCCGTACGCGGTGTTCGTGGGCCGCATCACCCGGCAGAAGGGCGTCACCCACCTGCTCGACGTCGCCGAGCGGCTCCCGGCCGGTAGCCAGATGGTGTTGTGCGCCGGCGCACCGGACACGCCCCAGATCGCCGAGGAGTTCCGCACCCGGGTCGCGGCATTGGCCGACGCACCGGTCGACGTGGTGTGGATCGAGCAGATGCTGCCACGTGACGAGCTGCTCGAGGTGCTCAGCGGCGCGGCGGTGTTCGTGTGCCCCTCGATCTACGAGCCGTTCGGGATCGTCAACCTCGAGGCGATGGCGTGTGGACTGCCGGTGGTCGCCTCCGCGGTGGGTGGGATCCCGGAGATCGTGGTGCGCGACGAGACCGGCTGGCTGGTGGACTTCGCGCCGGGCGACGACGCGATCGGCTCGCCGACCGACCCGTCCGCGTTCGCCGACGCGCTGGCGGCGCCGGTCGCGCGCTGCCTGGCCGACCCGGAGCTCGCCACGCGGATGGGTGCGGCCGGTCGCCGCCGGGTGGAGGAGCACTTCAGCTGGACCGCGATCGCCGGGCAGACCGCGGAGCTCTACCGGTCGCTGGCCCCGGGGTCCTGA
- a CDS encoding Clp protease N-terminal domain-containing protein, whose amino-acid sequence MPPPHDVDDHPGPSPWGGPVSLEALLDGIERASSDPLAQVTSAALAAQHLQALADRLLDHVVLRARDHGASWRDIGDRLGVSRQAAQQRFAHANIDPPRDTTLGFEQYTLEARNAVLAAHESALAHHHDRVTSKHLLLGLLDTGAAAALAAVGGDLALLRDVVRASLPGPVDAAPELVPYDEDATRALAAALERAGTRPVGTDAVLRELLRDDEVRGLLADAGLDVVQDPGASDR is encoded by the coding sequence ATGCCGCCACCTCACGACGTCGACGACCACCCCGGCCCGTCGCCCTGGGGCGGTCCGGTCTCGCTCGAGGCGCTGCTCGACGGGATCGAGCGGGCGTCGTCGGACCCGCTCGCGCAGGTGACGAGCGCGGCGCTGGCCGCCCAGCACCTGCAGGCACTCGCCGACCGCCTGCTCGACCACGTCGTGCTGCGCGCACGGGACCACGGCGCGTCGTGGCGGGACATCGGCGACCGACTCGGCGTGAGCCGGCAGGCCGCCCAGCAGCGGTTCGCCCACGCGAACATCGACCCACCCCGGGACACGACCCTGGGCTTCGAGCAGTACACGCTGGAGGCCCGCAACGCGGTTCTGGCGGCGCACGAGTCCGCACTCGCCCACCACCACGACCGGGTGACGTCGAAGCATCTGTTGCTCGGCCTGCTCGACACCGGCGCCGCCGCCGCGCTCGCCGCCGTCGGCGGCGACCTCGCGCTCCTGCGCGACGTCGTCCGCGCGTCGCTGCCCGGCCCCGTCGACGCCGCGCCCGAGCTCGTCCCCTACGACGAGGACGCGACACGCGCCCTGGCCGCCGCGCTCGAGCGCGCCGGCACCCGACCGGTCGGCACCGACGCCGTGCTGCGCGAACTGCTCCGTGACGACGAGGTCCGCGGCCTGCTGGCCGACGCCGGCCTCGACGTCGTTCAGGACCCCGGGGCCAGCGACCGGTAG
- a CDS encoding acyl-CoA thioesterase, with the protein MSATTTIKVRFHELDPNGHVNHGVYANYFETARIELLDGLGFGPSVLAERGVHLVVVELRLRFRRPARAGQTLTVETGVKELRRASSWWYQRLVDEAGELIAEAEVRSSATDASGRPIRPPTDLAEKLATLQV; encoded by the coding sequence GTGAGTGCGACCACGACGATCAAGGTCCGCTTCCACGAGCTCGACCCGAACGGGCACGTCAACCACGGCGTCTACGCCAATTACTTCGAGACGGCCCGCATCGAGCTGCTCGACGGACTCGGGTTCGGACCCTCGGTGCTCGCCGAGCGCGGCGTCCACCTGGTGGTCGTGGAGCTCCGGCTGAGATTCCGTCGTCCGGCACGTGCCGGGCAGACGCTCACGGTCGAGACAGGCGTGAAGGAGCTGCGGCGGGCCTCGTCGTGGTGGTACCAGCGCCTGGTCGACGAGGCCGGCGAGTTGATCGCCGAGGCCGAGGTCCGCTCGTCCGCCACCGACGCGTCCGGTCGCCCCATCCGCCCGCCCACGGACCTCGCCGAGAAGCTCGCGACCCTCCAGGTCTGA
- a CDS encoding FdhF/YdeP family oxidoreductase, protein MAKRPPVEDQGDEGLEVGPPKRAAAGLPGVAWSLRHANDQMGLRRAAVTLPKLNQRDGFDCPGCAWPEPDRRHLAEFCENGVKAVAHEATLRRVDRDFFARHPVSELREKSEHWLGQQGRLTEPMVKRAGADHYEPIGWDEAYALIGSHLRALDSPDEAVFYTSGRTSNEAAFVYQLFVRAFGTNNLPDCSNLCHESSGAALTETLGVGKGTVQLGDLVDTDLIFVMGQNPGTNHPRMLSTLEEAKRNGARIVTVNPLPEAGLLRFDNPQTARGLAGHGTELSDRYLQVRLNGDLALFQALNAGLLAAEDAAPGTVLDHEFLADRTSGFEAFAAHARRLDFADVDAATGLTRDEIADTLAEVLRAKRIVVCWAMGLTQHRNAVATIREIVNFLLLRGNVGRPGTGVCPVRGHSNVQGDRTMGIYEKPSDAFLDALRDTFDFEPPRRHGVDVVDAIRALRDGRAKVFLAVGGNFVGASPDTAATEAAMAGAALTVQVSTKLNRSHGVCGREALILPTLARPELDLQASGPQMVTVEDSMSLVHPSSGALPPASEHLRSEVAILAGIAQATLGEDGPAIDWRGFADDYDLVRDAIAEVVPGFEDFNRRLRTVGSFLLPNAARDAADELDTATGRAQFSVNELEVLRVPPGRLLLQTIRSHDQYNTTIYGLDDRYRGIKQGRRVVFVHPDDLASLGLTDGAVVDLVSEWTDGSERRAEAFRTVAFPTARGCAAAYFPETNVLVPLDSTARTSNTPTSKSVVVRLEPVDAAAAPTASGAGTSAASGAGTSAASGAGTPGASA, encoded by the coding sequence GTGGCGAAGCGTCCGCCCGTCGAGGACCAGGGCGACGAAGGGCTGGAGGTCGGCCCGCCCAAGCGTGCCGCCGCCGGCCTGCCCGGCGTGGCGTGGTCACTGCGGCACGCCAACGACCAGATGGGCCTGCGACGGGCCGCGGTCACGCTGCCCAAGCTCAACCAGCGTGACGGCTTCGACTGTCCCGGTTGCGCCTGGCCCGAACCCGACCGTCGCCACCTCGCCGAGTTCTGCGAGAACGGGGTCAAGGCGGTCGCCCACGAGGCCACCCTGCGGCGCGTCGACCGCGACTTCTTCGCCCGCCACCCGGTCAGCGAACTGCGCGAGAAGTCCGAGCACTGGCTCGGCCAGCAGGGCCGGCTCACCGAGCCGATGGTCAAGCGGGCCGGAGCCGACCACTACGAACCGATCGGCTGGGACGAGGCGTACGCGCTGATCGGCTCGCACCTGCGGGCGCTCGACAGCCCCGACGAGGCGGTGTTCTACACCTCGGGCCGTACCTCCAACGAGGCCGCGTTCGTCTACCAGCTGTTCGTGCGCGCCTTCGGGACCAACAACCTGCCCGACTGCTCGAACCTGTGCCACGAGTCCTCGGGTGCGGCGCTCACCGAGACGCTCGGCGTCGGCAAGGGCACGGTGCAGTTGGGCGACCTGGTCGACACCGACCTGATCTTCGTGATGGGTCAGAACCCGGGGACCAACCACCCGCGGATGCTCTCGACGCTCGAGGAGGCCAAGCGCAACGGTGCCCGCATCGTCACCGTCAACCCGTTGCCCGAGGCCGGTCTGCTGCGCTTCGACAACCCGCAGACCGCCCGTGGTCTGGCGGGGCACGGCACCGAGCTCAGCGACCGCTACCTGCAGGTGCGCCTCAACGGCGACCTCGCCCTGTTCCAGGCGCTCAACGCCGGCCTGCTCGCCGCCGAGGACGCCGCCCCCGGGACGGTCCTCGACCACGAGTTCCTCGCCGACCGCACGTCCGGGTTCGAGGCGTTCGCGGCGCACGCCCGCCGGCTCGACTTCGCCGACGTCGACGCCGCCACGGGCCTGACCCGCGACGAGATCGCCGACACGCTCGCCGAGGTCCTGCGGGCCAAGCGCATCGTGGTCTGCTGGGCCATGGGGCTGACCCAGCACCGCAACGCCGTGGCCACCATCCGCGAGATCGTCAACTTCCTGCTGCTGCGCGGCAACGTCGGCCGTCCGGGCACCGGCGTGTGCCCCGTCCGCGGACACTCCAACGTGCAGGGCGACCGCACGATGGGGATCTACGAGAAGCCGTCGGACGCCTTCCTCGACGCGCTGCGCGACACGTTCGACTTCGAACCGCCGCGCCGTCACGGGGTCGACGTCGTCGACGCCATCCGGGCGCTGCGCGACGGACGGGCGAAGGTGTTCCTGGCGGTGGGCGGCAACTTCGTCGGCGCCTCGCCGGACACGGCCGCGACCGAGGCGGCGATGGCCGGCGCCGCGCTGACCGTGCAGGTCTCGACCAAGCTCAACCGCTCGCACGGGGTCTGTGGTCGCGAGGCGCTGATCCTGCCGACGCTCGCGCGACCGGAGCTCGACCTGCAGGCGTCCGGGCCGCAGATGGTCACCGTCGAGGACTCCATGAGCCTCGTGCACCCCTCCAGCGGTGCCCTGCCGCCGGCTTCCGAGCACCTGCGGTCCGAGGTGGCGATCCTCGCGGGCATCGCGCAGGCGACCCTCGGCGAGGACGGGCCGGCGATCGACTGGCGCGGCTTCGCCGACGACTACGACCTCGTCCGCGACGCCATCGCCGAGGTCGTGCCCGGCTTCGAGGACTTCAACCGTCGGTTGCGCACCGTCGGCAGCTTCCTGCTGCCCAATGCCGCCCGTGACGCCGCCGACGAACTCGACACGGCGACCGGGCGGGCCCAGTTCTCGGTCAACGAGCTCGAGGTGCTGCGGGTCCCCCCGGGCCGGTTGCTGCTGCAGACCATCCGCAGCCACGACCAGTACAACACGACCATCTACGGCCTCGACGACCGCTACCGCGGGATCAAGCAGGGGCGGCGGGTCGTGTTCGTCCACCCCGACGACCTCGCGTCGTTGGGACTCACCGACGGCGCAGTGGTCGACCTCGTCAGCGAGTGGACCGACGGCAGCGAACGGCGCGCCGAGGCGTTCCGTACGGTCGCGTTCCCGACCGCGCGGGGCTGTGCCGCGGCCTACTTCCCGGAGACCAACGTGCTGGTGCCGCTCGACTCGACCGCCCGGACGAGCAACACGCCCACCTCGAAGTCGGTGGTCGTGCGCCTCGAGCCGGTGGACGCGGCGGCTGCTCCGACGGCGTCGGGCGCGGGTACGTCGGCGGCGTCGGGCGCGGGTACGTCGGCGGCGTCGGGCGCGGGTACCCCGGGGGCGTCGGCGTGA
- a CDS encoding NAD-dependent epimerase/dehydratase family protein, giving the protein MQRVLITGAAGRIGGHLRPRLAADGRVLRLLDVDDVPDPVDGEEVVTGSVLDAELLREACRDVDAVVHLAAATGEPMAFDAAADDIAATHLVLETARQAGIPRVVYASSNHAVGFHPRDGGEAPDWLFPRPDTFYGVAKVASEALGSMYVDRHGMDVVCLRIGTCRDEPIDVRSLSTWLSPDDTGRLVEAALTVPSPGFAVVWGVSANTRNWWSLDAARALGYEPRDDAERYAEQVLAEHGEPDPDDPGQRLVGGSFTT; this is encoded by the coding sequence ATGCAACGGGTGTTGATCACGGGCGCGGCGGGACGCATCGGCGGCCACCTGCGACCTCGGCTCGCCGCGGACGGACGGGTGCTGCGACTGCTCGACGTCGACGACGTGCCGGACCCGGTCGACGGCGAGGAGGTCGTGACCGGCTCGGTGCTCGACGCCGAGTTGCTGCGCGAGGCCTGCCGCGACGTCGACGCGGTGGTCCACCTCGCCGCCGCGACGGGCGAGCCGATGGCCTTCGACGCGGCCGCCGACGACATCGCCGCGACCCACCTCGTGCTCGAGACCGCCCGCCAGGCCGGGATCCCGCGGGTCGTGTACGCCTCGTCGAACCATGCGGTCGGCTTCCATCCACGCGACGGCGGTGAGGCCCCCGACTGGCTGTTCCCGCGCCCGGACACCTTCTACGGGGTGGCGAAGGTCGCCTCGGAGGCGCTCGGCTCGATGTACGTCGACCGTCACGGCATGGACGTCGTGTGCCTGCGCATCGGGACCTGCCGCGACGAACCCATCGACGTGCGCAGCCTGTCGACCTGGCTGTCCCCGGACGACACCGGTCGGTTGGTCGAGGCGGCGCTGACGGTGCCCTCCCCCGGGTTCGCGGTGGTGTGGGGCGTGTCGGCCAACACCCGCAACTGGTGGTCGCTCGACGCGGCCCGGGCGCTGGGTTACGAGCCCCGCGACGACGCCGAACGCTACGCCGAGCAGGTCCTGGCCGAGCACGGCGAGCCCGACCCCGACGACCCCGGCCAGCGCCTCGTCGGTGGGTCGTTCACGACCTGA